The Helicobacter ganmani genome includes the window CCCTATATCACTAGCTATTATAAAGAGCGGTGGGGATTTTGCCTTAAGTTTTCGGACTTTTGCGCCCTTAAAGAAAAATACAAGGATTCGCCACAGAAGTTTCAAATCCATATTGATAGTAGTTTGGAGAATGGAAGCTTAAGCTATGCCGAACTTTACATTCAAGGTAAAAGCAGACAAGAAATCGTCTTTAGCACCTATATTTGCCACCCACAAATGGTAAATAACGAACTAAGCGGAATCTCTCTTGCTTGCGCACTTGGCAAACTCTTGAGCCAAAGAGAAAATCCCTACTCACTCCGCATTTTGTTTCTACCTGAAACCATCGGAAGCATTTATTATCTAAGCCGTCATTTAGGGCATTTAAGAGAGTTTTGTATCGCAGGATTCGTGCTAACTTGTATAGGGGATTGCAGGAATTACTCTGTGCTGCACTCTAGGGAGGGCAACAATCTAGCTGATAGGGCGGCAAAGCACATTTTAACACATTATTATAAGGGCTTTAAGGAATACAGCTATTTAGATAGAGGAAGTGATGAGAGACAATATTGTGCGCCCAATGTGGATTTGCCCTTTTGCACCCTAATGCGCACAAAGTTTGGTGCATATCCTGAATATCACACTTCCTTAGATGATTTAAGTCTTGTAAGTGCGCAGAGTTTTGCGGATAGTTTGCAGTATGTATGGAGAATCTTGCGCAGTTTAGAACTCAATGGAATCTACCAAAACACCATTCTTTGCGAACCACAACTAGGTAAAAGAGGCTTATACCCGACACTTAGCACCAAAGATTCCATTAATCAAATCAAAGATATGCGCAATATTTTAATGTATTGCGATGGCAAAAAGGACTTGCTAGAAATCGCTGAAATTTGCGACATTGACTTGCTTGTAATGCAAGAATGGGTAGAAAAATTCTTAAACGCAAAATTACTTATAAGGGTAGAACAATGATAGAACAAAAAATTTTAGAGTTTTTGCAAGAGAAAGGAATCGCATTTGATAGCGAAATGCAGAGCAAATAATTGGGGGAGGGGGCAAAAAGCCATAAGATTCTTTGCAACCCCCTATATTGAAAGGGTTGCAGCGTGAGAAAGTCTGTATTTGAGTCCATTTTAATTCTAGGCACAGGCACTCTTGCCTTGAACATCACAAAAATGCTTTTTGGGCTCTTTGGCACAGATTCTCGCCCAAAACTCCTTTGCGCTTCTTATTTGGAATCACCTTTTTCACTCTTTAGCACTTGGTGCAAAACTTCAAAAATCCCTTACATCAACTTCAAGAACAAAATAGCTTTAAGCGAATATTTAAGTGGATTTGAATCCTCTATGCTCCTGATTAGCGCGCACAATTACTATATTTTCCCCTCCAATCTTTTGCAAAAACCATTTTTAAAAATTATCAATTATCACAACTCTTTGCTTCCCAATCATCGTGGTTTAAATGCGCAAATGTGGAGTATTTTTGACCAAGACTCTACAAGTGGAATCACTTGGCATCTTGTATCAAGCGGGATTGATTGCGGAGACATTATCATTCAAAAATCTATTCCGCTAGATTCTA containing:
- a CDS encoding formyltransferase family protein → MRKSVFESILILGTGTLALNITKMLFGLFGTDSRPKLLCASYLESPFSLFSTWCKTSKIPYINFKNKIALSEYLSGFESSMLLISAHNYYIFPSNLLQKPFLKIINYHNSLLPNHRGLNAQMWSIFDQDSTSGITWHLVSSGIDCGDIIIQKSIPLDSTYTYLKLTQEQLQLAFLAFREICDSLLSWNLPLKTQEKIGDFVLHKARDLPNNGILDLHWDFEKKSAFLRSMDCGKSHLLPKPKIILEGKKYVILDYTPNPKNALGFDFTLGEKNE